The region CGAACCCAAGCGCCGACGTGCGGTGCTGATACGTGAAATGCTGATCGCACTGATCATCATGCTGCTGTTCCTGTTTACCGGCGAACGTATTCTGGCGTTCCTCAATCTGCGCACCGAAACCGTCTCGATCTCTGGTGGTATCATCCTGTTCCTCATCGCCATTCGCATGATTTTCCCCTCTGGCGAAACCAGCACCAGCGGATTACCGGCGGGTGAAGAGCCGTTTCTGGTGCCGCTGGCGATTCCGCTGGTCGCAGGTCCTTCGCTGTTAGCCACGCTGATGCTGCTGTCACATCAATATCCTAATCAGATGTCACATTTGGTTGGCGCATTGCTGATTGCCTGGGGCGTTACCGTGGTCATTCTGCTGATGTCAGGACTGTTTTTACGCCTGTTGGGTGACAAAGGCGTTAACGCGCTGGAGCGGTTAATGGGATTGATTTTGATTATGCTGGCAACACAGATGTTTCTGGATGGGATTCGCGCTTATCTGAAACTGTAGCGAATAGACAGCGGGCGGCTCATTGGTCGCCCGCTCGCATTATTATTTCTGCTTCTTCTCTATCGGTTTGCCCGACCAGTAACCCGCCAGCAGTGAACCTGACAGATTGTGCCACACCGAGAACAGCGCGCCCGGCAACGCGGCCAGCGGTGAGAAGTAAAGTTTGCCCAGTGTGGCTGCCAGACCTGAGTTCTGCATACCCACTTCCAGCGCCAGCGTGCGGCAGGTAGATTCGTCAAAGCCAAACAGCTTGCCGCCCCAGTAACCGCCCAGCAGGCCGATGGCGTTATGCAGGATCACCGCCGCAATCACTACCAGGCCGACAGAACCGATAAAGCCCTGAGAACCCGCTACCACTGCGCTGATAATCAGCAGAATACAGACCATGGAAAATGCCGGCAGATAAGGCTCAACACGGCGCACCACGCTGTTCATCGAGTGGTGGATGATCAGACCCAGACCAATCGGGATAACCACGATTTTAACGATGCTGAGCAGCATGCCGATCACATCAACTTGAATGTGGGTATCGACATAGAAGCGCGTCAGTAGCGGCGTCGCGAAAACACCCACCAGCGCAGACACTGAAGAGATGGTCACGGACAGGGCCACATCGCCCTTTGCCAGATAGATCATCACGTTGGACGCGGTGCCGCTGGCCACGCTGCCTACCAAAATCATCCCAGCCGAGAGATCCGGCGGCATATGGAACAGTTTTGCCAGGCCCCAGGCGGCGAGTGGCATCACCAGATAGTGCAAAAAGGTGCCGGCGATAACCGGTGCCGGACGCGTCAGCACACGTTTGAAATCATCAATATTCAGAGTGACGCCCATGCCGAACATGATCAGCATCAGCAGATAAGTCACCCACGGCCCAATGCCGAGGAACGTCGAGGGTGAGTAATACGCCGCTACCGAGAGCAGCACGGCCCAGAGCGGGAACAGGCGGGTTAATTTGGCGAGCATGGAGAGACTTCCTTAGATATTTTTTAATTTATTTCATATGCCACAGATGAAGTGCCGCGCGGGGAACGACCACAGCGACGGACGCGGGATCATAACATTTCATTATCGTGACGTAAGGCGGGAAGTCGCTGGCAGGATAAAATGCGGATCGTCTGCGGCAAATCCGGGTAAACAGCGAAGATATCCGCTACATTTAGGGCAGTGAACGAGATATCACACGCCTGTTGCCTGTCGCAAAAATAAAAAAGCCGGACCAGGTCCGGCTTGATGGATTGCGCTAAAAAGTTGCCTTAAGAACCAAAAAGATTCTTATGCAGCGCGCGCACCACTTCTTCTGCGTCTGGCGTTGGTACCAGGAAGCACAGGTTATAGCTACTGGCTCCGTAACAGATCATGCGCAGGTTAAACGGCTCAAGGGCACCAAACACCTCTTTGCCGACGCCGCAGGCTTTCGACAGGTTATTGCCGATAATGGCCACCAGCGCCAGGTTCTCTTCCACTTCCACGCGGCACAGTGAAGAGAGCTCAGTCAGCAGTGCTTGCGTCAACAGGCTTTCACCGGTGGTCGAAGAACCGGTGGTGTCCAGCGTCAGCGCCACGCTCACTTCTGAAGTGGTGACCAGATCGACGGAGATGTTATGGCGGGCCAGAATCGCAAACACTTCGGCCAGGAAGCCGTGCGCGTGCAGCATGTTCAGGCTATGCAGCGTCATTAGCGTCTGTTTACGACGCAGCGCCAGCGCACGGAACAGCGGCGGATTCTGGGTTTCATTGCACACGCGCGTGCCACCCGCAGCCGGATCTTTGCTTGAACCCACGAACACCGGAATGTCACTGCGCACCGCAGGCAGTAAGGTCGCCGGATGCAACACTTTCGCCCCGAAAATCGCCATTTCAGCCGCTTCCTCGAAGGTGATCTCTTCGATGCGTTTCGCGGTGGGCACTACGCGTGGGTCGGTGGTGTAGATACCGGCCACGTCGGTCCAGACATCCACACGCGACGCCTGCAGGGCTTCCCCCAACAGTGCTGCGGTATAGTCGCTGCCGCCACGTCCCAGCGTGGTGGTGCGCCCTTTGCCTTCGCTACCAATAAAGCCCTGAGTAATGACCAGCGCTTCTGCAACACGTGGAGCCAGTTGCGCGGTGGACAGCTCTTTCAGCGTGGCAACATCAGGCTCAGCACGACCGAAACGGTCGCTGGTGCGCATCACTTTACGCACGTCAAACCATTCGGCATTGACCTGACGCTCACGCAGGACCTCCACAAACAGCAGGGTCGACATCAGCTCACCGTGGCTCACCAGCTCATCGGTCAGCGCATGTGATGTCGCCAGCGCAGTGGCTTCCGCCAGCATCAGGATATTTTCCAGCATGCGATCAATCTCCTGGCGAATCACTTCAGGGGATTGCAGGCGATCAATGATGGCGTATTGAATATTGCGAATTTCGTCCAGCAGGTGCGCGCGCTGCTCCAGTTCCCGGCCTTCAGCCAGAGAAACCAGCAGATTAGTCACGCCAGCAGACGCAGAGAGCACCACTAAACGGGTATTGGCATCGGAGAGCACAACATCCGCGCTGCGGTTCATGGCATCAAAATCGGCAACGCTGGTGCCGCCAAATTTCGCCACGATCAGATTTTGAGACATGTAACGAACCTCGTGTCAGATTAGCTTTCTCCCGTTGTTAAACGGAAGCGGTGATTTCAGCCTTGGCACAAGAGAAGAGCAGAATTGGACAGACAAGATCAGGAGATGAGTCACCAAAAGCACTTCACCTTGCGAAACGTCCGACTGCGGACGCTTCTGGTGACAACCCAGAGGATTCAGCCCCTGCAGCCGACAGGACAACACTCCGCGTGTTGTTCCATCTCGGCGTCGCACCCCATGATGTGTTGTCGTTGGATACGGATCCTCAAACACACTGCCTGGGCGACGCGCCTCTTCTGGCTTGCACCCAAAGGTGCAAGTCGCGGGCACAAAATACTGATTAATTCTTCCGCTGTCCAGCCTTGCAACACGTTGAAAATTCTTTTTTAGCATTACGCCAGCGCATCGCAGAACAAACGCTGGTGCTCGCACCCGCCTAAAGTAGTCAACGGCGCGCAAAAACGCGGCTTTTTGCTGATGCGGCACAGGGAATTTGTTTGCCAGAACATCGACAATCGCCGCCGGATTAACCTGAAACCTTGCGGCCACGGTCACAAATTTTTTCCCTTCGTTTGCAACTGTGGTCATACTGAAACCCGTTCGCGGTAGCGTATCAGCCACAAGAAATGCTTAGCACGCTGGGCCAGCAGGACGCGCCCGGCTGGAATGACGGTTCTTATTTCAACAAGAGTGTTGCCATGAAAAATATCAATCCGAAACAAACCGCAGCCTGGAAAGCGCTGCAGCAGCATTTTGACCAGATGAAATCGGTGCAGATCGCCGACCTGTTTAAAGATGATGCCGATCGTTTTGCGAAATTCTCTGCCACTTTCGACGATCAGATGCTGGTGGATTTCTCAAAAAACCGCATCACCCAGGAAACCCTCGATAAGTTACAGGCGCTGGCAAAAGAGACCGATCTGGCGGGCGCCATCAAATCCATGTTCTCTGGTGAGAAGATCAACCGCACCGAAGAGCGTGCCGTGCTGCACGTTGCTTTGCGTAATCGCAGCAACACGCCAATCATTGTTGATGGCAAAGATGTGATGCCAGAAGTGAACGCGGTGCTGGCGAAGATGAAAGGCTTCTCTGAGCGCATCATCAGCGGCGAGTGGAAAGGTTATACCGGCAAAGCGATCACCGACGTGGTGAACATCGGTATCGGCGGTTCGGATCTCGGTCCATTCATGGTGACGGAGGCGCTGCGCCCGTATAAAAATCACCTGAACATGCACTTTGTTTCAAACGTGGATGGCACGCACATTGCCGAAACGCTGAAAGATCTCAGCCCGGAAACTACCCTGTTCCTCGTGGCGTCTAAAACCTTCACCACGCAGGAGACCATGACCAACGCCCACAGCGCGCGCGACTGGTTCCTGAAAACCGCGGGCGATCAGCAGCATGTCGCCAAACACTTTGCTGCGCTGTCGACCAACGGTAAAGCGGTGGGCGAGTTCGGTATCGATACCGACAACATGTTTGAGTTCTGGGACTGGGTCGGCGGTCGCTATTCACTGTGGTCAGCGATTGGCTTGTCGATCATCCTGTCAGTGGGCTTCGAGAACTTCGAACAGCTGCTGAGCGGCGCGCATGCTATGGACAACCACTTTGCCAACACACCAGCCGAACAGAACCTGCCAGTGCTGCTGGCACTGATTGGTATCTGGTACAACAACTTCTTTGGTGCCGAAACCGAAGCCATCTTGCCTTACGACCAGTACATGCACCGCTTCGCGGCGTACTTCCAGCAGGGCAACATGGAGTCCAACGGTAAGTACGTGGATCGCGAAGGCAATCCGGTGGATTACCAGACCGGCCCAATTATTTGGGGCGAGCCAGGCACCAACGGCCAGCATGCGTTTTATCAGCTGATTCATCAGGGCACCAAACTGATCCCTTGCGACTTTATCGCCCCGGCGCAGACCCACAACGCACTGACCGATCACCATCCGAAACTGCTGTCGAACTTCTTCGCGCAGACCGAAGCACTGGCGTTTGGTAAATCTCGTGATGTGGTTGAGAAAGAGTTTACCGATGCCGGTAAATCCGTTGAGTCTGTTGCTCACATCGTGCCGTTCAAGGTGTTCGAAGGTAACCGCCCAACCAACTCCATCCTGCTGCGTGAAATCACCCCGTTCAGCCTGGGTGCACTGATTGCGCTGTACGAACACAAGATCTTCACTCAGGGCGCGATTCTTAACATCTTCACCTTTGACCAATGGGGTGTTGAATTGGGCAAACAGCTGGCAAACCGTATTCTGCCAGAGCTGGAAAATGCAGCGCAGATTAACAGCCATGACAGTTCCACTAATGGCTTAATTAACCGCTACAAATCCTGGCGTTAATTTTCCTGCCGATACGAATAAGGCGGCTTCATTGCCGCCTTATTTTTGTCAAACATGCGGTTATCCTCCTAAATTTGATACTGAGTGGCCCCATCGCGGTTAGATAATTCTTAAAATGGTCTAAGGAAAATCGGAAGTTGCCGTTCAACAACGACAGTTCATTGATCAAAAAATGGATCTAAATAAGCCGCTTATAATATGTATCTGATTGATTAAACAGTTATTAAAATTAAACCCTGTTCAGGAAATTCTGATTATTCCTATTCCGTACCATTTTTTTAATGAAAAAGTGAAAAATCCTGCCGCATCAATCTCAGCCACTCAAATATTCCACCCTCGTAAAAATCTTCATTAAAAAAAAGCAGCTATCGCCAATTCGCCGTATTTATCACCAGAATAACCTCTGATTTTCACCCTCTTTTACTGGCGATGAACTCTGGTAATTTGTTGCCCTATACTGAACGCGCCCGAAATTAGGGTACATCCTTCATTCATTTGTTTCTAAAAATGCAGGAAACGTTGTTATGAAAAAACTGATGGTTGCCGGCGCAGCCTTACTTTACGTTGCCGTTTCTTCCGCTGCGATTGCCGCACCGGAAGAAGCTGGTGCTGCAGCAGGTGCGCAGGCGGGAGCAATCTCGACCGGTGCCACTACCGCTGTAGGTATCGGCGCACTGGGCGCGTTAGTCGGTCTCGGCATCGCTGCTGCTGGCGGTGGCGACGGCGCAAATACCGGCACAACAACGACCACCACAACGAGCACCACGCGTTGATGTAGCACCTTTAAACATAACCACACAGCCGTGTGGTTATTTTTTGCCTGGTTTTATTTTTTGACAGGGATATACACAGTGCACCGACTCTCCTTGCTGCTTTTCTGCCTGCTGCTGCAGGCCTGCACACAAACGCAAAAAGGCCTGGAACAAACCGTGATGCTGGCCGTGAACGGTCCGGATGATGTCACCGTCACCGATGAGCAGGTCGCCAGTCTCCCTTACGCCAGCCTGTATGCGCGAATCAATGAAGGACCACGCATTTTTGTGGTGCTCGGTTACGACGAAAACGGCCAACAGAAATGGATCACTCAGGATAAGGCGATGCTGGTGATGCAGCATGGCAGGCTGGTCAAAACGCTGGGGCTGACCAGCAATCTTGATGAGGTCAGCAATCTGGCGCAGGATCCGCTCGCCGATGCGCTGCATCTGCAAAACAATGCCAGCTGGACCCGCGTGGTG is a window of Pantoea rwandensis DNA encoding:
- a CDS encoding YhgN family NAAT transporter, whose product is MTEMISATILLLLIMDPLGNLPIFMSVLKHLEPKRRRAVLIREMLIALIIMLLFLFTGERILAFLNLRTETVSISGGIILFLIAIRMIFPSGETSTSGLPAGEEPFLVPLAIPLVAGPSLLATLMLLSHQYPNQMSHLVGALLIAWGVTVVILLMSGLFLRLLGDKGVNALERLMGLILIMLATQMFLDGIRAYLKL
- a CDS encoding YjbF family lipoprotein; the protein is MHRLSLLLFCLLLQACTQTQKGLEQTVMLAVNGPDDVTVTDEQVASLPYASLYARINEGPRIFVVLGYDENGQQKWITQDKAMLVMQHGRLVKTLGLTSNLDEVSNLAQDPLADALHLQNNASWTRVVQWREKEKVRAATAISTFQRGDDTVLNIAGERVPCRVWIETVRMDDVGAEWQNTFWIDNRDGSVLQANQMLAADAFPVETTILKPAKS
- the panS gene encoding ketopantoate/pantoate/pantothenate transporter PanS; translated protein: MLAKLTRLFPLWAVLLSVAAYYSPSTFLGIGPWVTYLLMLIMFGMGVTLNIDDFKRVLTRPAPVIAGTFLHYLVMPLAAWGLAKLFHMPPDLSAGMILVGSVASGTASNVMIYLAKGDVALSVTISSVSALVGVFATPLLTRFYVDTHIQVDVIGMLLSIVKIVVIPIGLGLIIHHSMNSVVRRVEPYLPAFSMVCILLIISAVVAGSQGFIGSVGLVVIAAVILHNAIGLLGGYWGGKLFGFDESTCRTLALEVGMQNSGLAATLGKLYFSPLAALPGALFSVWHNLSGSLLAGYWSGKPIEKKQK
- the lysC gene encoding lysine-sensitive aspartokinase 3 — protein: MSQNLIVAKFGGTSVADFDAMNRSADVVLSDANTRLVVLSASAGVTNLLVSLAEGRELEQRAHLLDEIRNIQYAIIDRLQSPEVIRQEIDRMLENILMLAEATALATSHALTDELVSHGELMSTLLFVEVLRERQVNAEWFDVRKVMRTSDRFGRAEPDVATLKELSTAQLAPRVAEALVITQGFIGSEGKGRTTTLGRGGSDYTAALLGEALQASRVDVWTDVAGIYTTDPRVVPTAKRIEEITFEEAAEMAIFGAKVLHPATLLPAVRSDIPVFVGSSKDPAAGGTRVCNETQNPPLFRALALRRKQTLMTLHSLNMLHAHGFLAEVFAILARHNISVDLVTTSEVSVALTLDTTGSSTTGESLLTQALLTELSSLCRVEVEENLALVAIIGNNLSKACGVGKEVFGALEPFNLRMICYGASSYNLCFLVPTPDAEEVVRALHKNLFGS
- the yjbE gene encoding exopolysaccharide production protein YjbE — translated: MKKLMVAGAALLYVAVSSAAIAAPEEAGAAAGAQAGAISTGATTAVGIGALGALVGLGIAAAGGGDGANTGTTTTTTTSTTR
- the pgi gene encoding glucose-6-phosphate isomerase; its protein translation is MKNINPKQTAAWKALQQHFDQMKSVQIADLFKDDADRFAKFSATFDDQMLVDFSKNRITQETLDKLQALAKETDLAGAIKSMFSGEKINRTEERAVLHVALRNRSNTPIIVDGKDVMPEVNAVLAKMKGFSERIISGEWKGYTGKAITDVVNIGIGGSDLGPFMVTEALRPYKNHLNMHFVSNVDGTHIAETLKDLSPETTLFLVASKTFTTQETMTNAHSARDWFLKTAGDQQHVAKHFAALSTNGKAVGEFGIDTDNMFEFWDWVGGRYSLWSAIGLSIILSVGFENFEQLLSGAHAMDNHFANTPAEQNLPVLLALIGIWYNNFFGAETEAILPYDQYMHRFAAYFQQGNMESNGKYVDREGNPVDYQTGPIIWGEPGTNGQHAFYQLIHQGTKLIPCDFIAPAQTHNALTDHHPKLLSNFFAQTEALAFGKSRDVVEKEFTDAGKSVESVAHIVPFKVFEGNRPTNSILLREITPFSLGALIALYEHKIFTQGAILNIFTFDQWGVELGKQLANRILPELENAAQINSHDSSTNGLINRYKSWR